A region of the Corticium candelabrum chromosome 4, ooCorCand1.1, whole genome shotgun sequence genome:
ATCCATATGCCATGAAAGCCATTCATAAGAATACAATCTTCACCAACGTTGCAATGACCAAGGATGGTGATGCCTACTGGGAAGGAATGGAAGATGAAGATCTCGATCTTGATGAGGTAGAGGTGACATCTTGGGATCACCGTCGCTGGACAAGGGAAAGCGAGTTCACAGCTGCACACAAGAACTCGCGTTTCTGCAGTCCAGCCCATCAGTTGGAGATAATTGATCCTGCATGGGAGGATCCAAAGGGTGTGCCCATCGAAGCGATTCTATTTGGTGGTCGACGAGAGCGAGTTGTCCCTCTTGTCTACGAATCAAATGACTGGACGCACGGAGTTTTCACTGGAGCCTCCATGCGATCTCTAACAACAGCAGCATCTCTGGAGGGCACAGTCAGGAGAGTTAATCATGATCCATTTGCAATGCGACCATTTCTTGGTTATAACTGTGGGCAGTATTTCCAGCACTGGCTAGATATGGGTAAAGTGGCAAATGCCAAACTTCCAAAAATCTTCTATGTCAACTGGTTCAGAAAAGAAGAGCGATCCAAACTTCCAGGTGGCCAAGATCCGAAGTTCCTATGGCCCGGGTTTGGTGAGAATTCTCGTGTTCTTGAATGGATCTTCCGGCGCACAGACAACGAAGATGTTGCCATTTCATCTCCCATTGGATTGGTGCCAAAATACGGTGCTCTCAACATCGAAGGTCTCACACCTGCAGTCGACATGGAGAACCTGTTCGCAATTCGCAAGGATGATTGGGTGCGTGAGGTTCAAGGGATACGAGAATTCTTTGAAGACCAACTTCCTGAGGATCTTCCTGGACCACTATGGACCGAGCTGAAGAAACTAGAAGATCGAGTTGCCTCAATGCCCTAGACAATGACCCAGCAATAGCATGAAATGACTTTGTGTAATGCAATAATCTAGGCAATGTTTTCTCTCTATAGGCAATACTGCTGGATTGAGTTTTCTCACATGTTTGATCAACGTGACTATAATATGATTCCCAATTGTCCGGACAATATGATTAGAAATTAGACATAAAGCACCCTGTACAGGATGTAGCTTACTCCAATTAATGTGATTGCTATTCCAAGTGGCACATATGGCCGAGCCCAACCCCACCagtcctcttcctcttcttcttgctttcTCATTGTTTCTTTGATTTCATCCACCTTATCTTGCATCTGCtgttttctctcttctctcttcctTGACCTTACTAAactaaaacacaacaaaaacaatagAACCAGATCACTACAACACGTGTTACTCTTCACCTCTCATGTTCATCTGTTGTTTCAACTGGTTGATCCTTGTCATCCTCTTGTTCTTCATCTGCCCTGCCTTGTGAATCTTCTGTACCATTTATGACTTCCCATTCGCTACTTCCCTCTGACTCACTTGTCCCACATTGTGCCCCTGCCGCTGTTTCTTCACTTGGATCTAGTTTTTCTCGTTTGTTTGGAGGTTCATCAGCTGGCATGCTGCAAGTCCTCTTCAGCGTCTCTCTGTCTCCCTCATTATAGGCTGGAGGTAGAACAGCTTCAGTCTCCTTGTTGCTTGCTCTCTCTATCATGTCAGGGTCTCGTGGTGGAATGGGAGGAGGTTCATCGTCTTCATGTTCTGATTCACTTTCACAGAAACTGACCCTTCCAGTTTCTTCGGGTTCTTCCAGACCTAGCAGATACTTTACACCATCAATAATGGCTCTATATGAGAAGCGCAGCTGGTCTGGTGTCTGGATGAGTCCCAATCGTTGACGACGCATATTGAGCAACACCCGAGGAATGTCAAGTGAAGCTGTTTTGCCCTCTGCACGAAACTACACATGCcacataacacaacaacataaatatcATAAACATTAAGCCAAATTAAAATAAACATGAGTTGTTCAGATCGTATTGTGCAGAAACATTGGTGTAGCTGCTGCCTTTCCcgcaaaaacaacaaataatcaaCTACTTACGTACCCTAGTAGACAGAATGGCCTCCTACCATAAgtacatggtgtgtgtgtgtgtgtgtgtgtgtgtgtgtgtgtgtgtgtgtgtgtgtgtgtgtgtgtgtgtgtgcacacgagCACACAAAGGTGCGTGGCACTGTGTATGTATGAAACCTACCATTTCAAGACAAGCATCCACCAAACAAAATGTTCCTGATCGTCCAATGCCAGCACTGCACAACATATCGCATCACCGTGACTACCAATAAAAACACTCATCATATCCCATCACATCACGTTACCTGCAGTGAATAACACAAGGGCCAACGTTCTTGTCAAGAACACCAGCAT
Encoded here:
- the LOC134178792 gene encoding tyrosine-protein phosphatase non-receptor type 1-like isoform X2, whose translation is MKAEFDDLDDSQGWVELFYTLGDEARRNAGTQKIAKEPQNKPLNRYKDVHPIDETRVVLREGDVDYINANHVQIPEVERKYILAQGPLERTCGHFWQMVWEQESKGVIMLNRTIEKGMRKCHEYWPNGEEDGDEDEVTFSDFHITLLTKDYGDSYNKSILKLENLKTEETREVLHFHYLRWPDFGVPQQSDTFLDFLAATRNAGVLDKNVGPCVIHCSAGIGRSGTFCLVDACLEMFRAEGKTASLDIPRVLLNMRRQRLGLIQTPDQLRFSYRAIIDGVKYLLGLEEPEETGRVSFCESESEHEDDEPPPIPPRDPDMIERASNKETEAVLPPAYNEGDRETLKRTCSMPADEPPNKREKLDPSEETAAGAQCGTSESEGSSEWEVINGTEDSQGRADEEQEDDKDQPVETTDEHESKVKEERREKTADAR
- the LOC134178792 gene encoding tyrosine-protein phosphatase non-receptor type 1-like isoform X1 encodes the protein MKAEFDDLDDSQGWVELFYTLGDEARRNAGTQKIAKEPQNKPLNRYKDVHPIDETRVVLREGDVDYINANHVQIPEVERKYILAQGPLERTCGHFWQMVWEQESKGVIMLNRTIEKGMRKCHEYWPNGEEDGDEDEVTFSDFHITLLTKDYGDSYNKSILKLENLKTEETREVLHFHYLRWPDFGVPQQSDTFLDFLAATRNAGVLDKNVGPCVIHCSAGIGRSGTFCLVDACLEMFRAEGKTASLDIPRVLLNMRRQRLGLIQTPDQLRFSYRAIIDGVKYLLGLEEPEETGRVSFCESESEHEDDEPPPIPPRDPDMIERASNKETEAVLPPAYNEGDRETLKRTCSMPADEPPNKREKLDPSEETAAGAQCGTSESEGSSEWEVINGTEDSQGRADEEQEDDKDQPVETTDEHESLVRSRKREERKQQMQDKVDEIKETMRKQEEEEEDWWGWARPYVPLGIAITLIGVSYILYRVLYV